One genomic window of Solanum dulcamara chromosome 10, daSolDulc1.2, whole genome shotgun sequence includes the following:
- the LOC129871576 gene encoding heavy metal-associated isoprenylated plant protein 7-like isoform X2 translates to MAEEKENKGEEVKKEEEKKEEVEEKKEDEIQEIVLKVDMHCEACARKVARSLKGFQGVEEVTADSKASKVVVKGKNADPLKVCERIQKKSGRKVELISPLPKPPEEIKKDEKKEELPKEEKKDEPPPVITVKMTVQMHCDACAQVLQKRIRKIRGVESVMTDLGNNQVVVKGVVDPEKLANDVYKRTGKQAIVVKEQEVKKEEEKKEEEKKVKEEEEKKGNEEEKGTEEDDKTTTDIKKSEYMHQRDNLFMEYANYPPQIFSDENPHACFVM, encoded by the exons ATGGCTGAG GAAAAGGAGAACAAAGGGGAGGAGGTAAAAaaggaggaggaaaagaaagaagaagtagaggaaaagaaagaagatgaaATTCAAGAAATTGTGCTCAAAGTTGATATGCATTGTGAAGCTTGTGCAAGAAAAGTTGCTAGATCCCTCAAAGGTTTTCAAG GAGTGGAGGAAGTAACGGCAGATTCTAAGGCTAGCAAAGTGGTGGTAAAAGGAAAAAATGCAGATCCTCTCAAAGTGTGTgaaagaattcaaaaaaaaagtgGTAGAAAAGTGGAATTAATTTCACCTTTGCCAAAGCCAccagaagaaattaaaaaagatgaaaagaaagaggaaTTGCccaaagaagagaagaaagatgag CCTCCTCCAGTCATAACAGTGAAGATGACAGTTCAGATGCATTGTGATGCATGTGCACAGGTACTGCAGAAACGAATCCGGAAAATACGAG GTGTTGAATCTGTAATGACAGACCTAGGAAACAATCAAGTTGTAGTAAAAGGTGTCGTTGATCCAGAGAAGTTGGCAAACGACGTGTATAAGAGGACAGGGAAGCAAGCTATAGTAGTGAAGGAGCAAGAGgtaaaaaaggaagaagagaagaaagaagaagagaaaaaagtgaaagaagaagaagaaaagaaaggtaatgaagaagaaaaaggcaCAGAGGAAGATGATAAGACAACAACAGATATCAAGAAAAGTGAATATATGCATCAAAGGGACAACCTTTTCATGGAGTATGCTAATTATCCCCCTCAGATTTTCAGTGATGAAAATCCTCATGCTTGCTTTGTCATGTAA
- the LOC129870637 gene encoding protein PYRICULARIA ORYZAE RESISTANCE 21-like — protein sequence MGGDHKEKTTIMVLKVDLQCPCCYKKAKKILCKMPQVRDQMYDEKANTITIVVVCCSPERIRDKLCCKGGKAIKSIEIKEPGKPKGPEKPKEPEKKVTFEKPKEPEKPKDKAKEPEKPKDKAKEPEKPKDKVKEPEKPKGQEKPTVIDKPKDKPKDPEKPKDGPIAAMVATPWISEPMMMMMPPVQGYPQATPGCGCGQCYYTGGPCYQYFGTPVPPQPTPYYGNYLYGYGPGPGPGPVPGPSSYGKGCYVNNDYYNEENGQGCTIM from the exons ATGGGTGGTGATCACAAAGAGAAG ACCACTATAATGGTACTAAAGGTTGATCTTCAGTGCCCTTGCTGCTACAAGAAGGCCAAGAAAATTCTGTGCAAAATGCCTC AGGTTCGAGATCAGATGTATGATGAGAAAGCTAATACTATCACCATTGTCGTAGTGTGTTGTAGTCCTGAAAGGATTCGTGATAAATTGTGTTGTAAAGGAGGAAAAGCAATCAAGAGCATTGAGATCAAAGAGCCCGGAAAGCCCAAAGGGCCCGAGAAGCCCAAGGAACCAGAGAAGAAAGTCACCTTTGAGAAGCCTAAAGAGCCTGAGAAGCCCAAGGATAAAGCAAAAGAGCCCGAAAAGCCCAAGGATAAAGCAAAAGAGCCCGAAAAGCCCAAGGACAAAGTGAAAGAGCCCGAAAAACCCAAAGGACAAGAAAAGCCGACGGTAATTGATAAGCCCAAGGACAAGCCCAAAGATCCCGAAAAGCCCAAGGATGGTCCTATAGCTGCAATGGTGGCAACACCGTGGATATCTGAAccaatgatgatgatgatgccaCCAGTTCAAGGGTACCCGCAAGCAACACCTGGATGTGGTTGCGGGCAATGTTACTATACCGGTGGCCCGTGTTATCAGTATTTCGGAACACCGGTACCCCCACAGCCCACCCCATACTACGGTAACTACTTGTATGGATATGGGCCTGGGCCTGGGCCTGGGCCTGTGCCTGGCCCATCTAGCTATGGAAAGGGTTGTTATGTGAACAATGATTACTATAATGAAGAAAATGGTCAAGGATGCACAATTATGTAA
- the LOC129870636 gene encoding microtubule-associated protein 70-5-like, translating to MSGFYEVCGEELFNVHPDPVILELNNLQNQLKEKDRELGVALSEIKALKATEVLKDKALEELGNEFQRLEEKLKIGENVLEQKNLDMKRLVNEKKEALAAQYAAEATLRRVYADQKDDDAPPLESIIAPLEAEIKMYKNEIAALQEDTRSLERHTRSKEVALLEAERILKSSLERALIVEEIQNQNFELRRQIEIFQEENKILDKTNRQKILEVEKLSETIIELEEAILAGGAAANTLRDYKRRISELQEEKRTLERELSRVKVSANRVATVVANEWKNENDKVMPVKQWLEERRLLQAEMQRLRDKLSISERTAKAEAQLKDKLKLRLKTLEEGLRHVFNPNGSTKPQKTKHYLGNSLVKKSLWTSRNKNVGSIGKENEEMKENSIVDRNSNEITDAHKMKNQGGDQDENKTNGCSQSDNDDIVSGFLYDKLQKEVICLRKFCETKESALNTKDEEIKTLTKKIETLSKAIEVEARKRKVKQQGS from the exons ATGTCAGGCTTTTATGAAGTTTGTGGTGAGGAACTTTTTAATGTTCATCCTGATCCTGTTATCTTGGAACTCAATAATTTGCAGAACCAACTCAAAG AGAAGGATCGAGAACTTGGAGTAGCGTTAAGTGAAATTAAGGCTCTGAAAGCAACTGAAGTCCTCAAAGACAAGGCTCTTGAAGAG CTCGgaaatgaatttcaaagattGGAGGAAAAGCTGAAAATTGGTGAAAATGTTCTTGAACAAAAG AATCTTGATATGAAAAGACTCGTTAACGAGAAGAAAGAAGCACTGGCTGCACAATATGCTGCTGAAGCAACTCTTAGAAGAGTATACGCAGATCAGAAAGACGATGATGCTCCTCCTCTCGAGTCCATTATTGCTCCCCTCGAGGCAGAGATTAAGATGTACAAGAATGAG ATTGCAGCATTACAGGAGGATACAAGGTCATTGGAAAGACACACGAGGTCTAAAGAAGTCGCGTTGCTTGAAGCAGAACGGATTCTAAAAAGTTCTTTAGAAAGAGCATTAATAGTAGAGGAGATTCAAAATCAGAACTTTGAGCTTAGAAGACAGATTGAAATCTTCCAG GAGGAAAACAAAATACTTGATAAGACGAATCGTCAAAAGATTCTTGAGGTGGAAAAGCTTAGCGAAACTATTATAGAACTTGAGGAGGCAATTCTTGCTGGAGGAGCAGCAGCTAATACACTTCGTGACTACAAACGAAGAATATCTGAATTACAA GAGGAAAAGAGGACATTGGAAAGGGAACTATCAAGAGTTAAGGTTTCAGCAAACCGAGTAGCAACTGTCGTGGCAAACGAGTGGAAAAATGAAAATGACAAAGTTATGCCTGTAAAACAATGGCTAGAAGAAAGAAGGCTGTTGCAG GCAGAGATGCAGCGATTGAGAGACAAATTAAGCATATCAGAGCGAACAGCCAAGGCAGAAGCACAACTCAAG GATAAGCTAAAACTCAGGCTCAAAACACTCGAAGAAGGTTTGAGGCATGTGTTCAAtcctaatggatccacaaaacCTCAAAAGACTAAACACTATCTTGGAAATAGCTTGGTAAAAAAGAGTTTATGGACTTCTCGAAATAAGAATGTTGGAAGCATTGGAAAGGAAAATGAAGAAATGAAGGAGAACTCTATTGTGGATAGAAACAGTAATGAAATCACAGACGCACATAAGATGAAGAACCAAGGAGGTGATCAGGATGAAAATAAGACTAATGGATGCAGCCAGAGCGATAACGATGATATAGTATCAGGTTTTTTGTATGACAAGCTACAAAAAGAAGTTATTTGTTTGAGGAAATTTTGTGAGACAAAAGAATCTGCTTTGAATACtaaagatgaagaaattaaG ACGCTAACAAAGAAGATTGAGACGTTGTCGAAAGCTATAGAAGTTGAAGCAAGAAAACGAAAAGTGAAGCAACAAG GGTCATGA
- the LOC129871576 gene encoding heavy metal-associated isoprenylated plant protein 7-like isoform X1 produces the protein MGEEKENKGEEVKKEEEKKEEVEEKKEDEIQEIVLKVDMHCEACARKVARSLKGFQGVEEVTADSKASKVVVKGKNADPLKVCERIQKKSGRKVELISPLPKPPEEIKKDEKKEELPKEEKKDEPPPVITVKMTVQMHCDACAQVLQKRIRKIRGVESVMTDLGNNQVVVKGVVDPEKLANDVYKRTGKQAIVVKEQEVKKEEEKKEEEKKVKEEEEKKGNEEEKGTEEDDKTTTDIKKSEYMHQRDNLFMEYANYPPQIFSDENPHACFVM, from the exons ATGGGTGAG GAAAAGGAGAACAAAGGGGAGGAGGTAAAAaaggaggaggaaaagaaagaagaagtagaggaaaagaaagaagatgaaATTCAAGAAATTGTGCTCAAAGTTGATATGCATTGTGAAGCTTGTGCAAGAAAAGTTGCTAGATCCCTCAAAGGTTTTCAAG GAGTGGAGGAAGTAACGGCAGATTCTAAGGCTAGCAAAGTGGTGGTAAAAGGAAAAAATGCAGATCCTCTCAAAGTGTGTgaaagaattcaaaaaaaaagtgGTAGAAAAGTGGAATTAATTTCACCTTTGCCAAAGCCAccagaagaaattaaaaaagatgaaaagaaagaggaaTTGCccaaagaagagaagaaagatgag CCTCCTCCAGTCATAACAGTGAAGATGACAGTTCAGATGCATTGTGATGCATGTGCACAGGTACTGCAGAAACGAATCCGGAAAATACGAG GTGTTGAATCTGTAATGACAGACCTAGGAAACAATCAAGTTGTAGTAAAAGGTGTCGTTGATCCAGAGAAGTTGGCAAACGACGTGTATAAGAGGACAGGGAAGCAAGCTATAGTAGTGAAGGAGCAAGAGgtaaaaaaggaagaagagaagaaagaagaagagaaaaaagtgaaagaagaagaagaaaagaaaggtaatgaagaagaaaaaggcaCAGAGGAAGATGATAAGACAACAACAGATATCAAGAAAAGTGAATATATGCATCAAAGGGACAACCTTTTCATGGAGTATGCTAATTATCCCCCTCAGATTTTCAGTGATGAAAATCCTCATGCTTGCTTTGTCATGTAA
- the LOC129871662 gene encoding receptor kinase-like protein Xa21: MKKNIVLLILLFVIQFSISLASSNETDQQALLAFQNLVTSPSHFLAINWTNNTSFCSWFGVTCSSKRQRVVALALPNLQLQGTISPSLANLSFLSLLNLDNNQLQGSIPASLFQHRRVQVISLASNKLGGEMWKGPWYVPELRVLNLRNNSLTGIIPPSIGNATKLLNFSLSGNRVSGNIPKEVGNLSQLAYLSFVNNQLTGSIPTALFNISSLLAINLGNNSLSGPLLLDKGNTVSNLEVLSIYMNQISGCIPSNICQLTELKILSIAFNNITGDIPKNIDCLSKLEMFSIGRTAISGTIPASLGNISTLQYLDCSQSRIVGQVPQELGKLSNLKELNFGQNYNLIGQIPEAIFNISSLETIGFEFNNLSGRIPATTGLHLSNIKVLNLQANQLEGEIPLFITNASKLENLELEKNFLTGAIPTNLGNLHELRELLLHDNQLTNEPREHALRFFNSLAGCRVLRYLQVGSNPLNGVLPNSIGNLSSTIENFEISDAHVNGLIPTSIGNISGLISLDFQGNNLAGNIPSEIGKLKQLQGMYLRNNKLQGHIPESVCHLFNLVQLILDFNELSGSIPECLGNLSMLQNLYLGSNKFSSKFPLSLWKMSGLLSLRVSQNSLEGEVPSDIGGLKAIVELNLSSNHFSGMIPTRFGELQNLQSLDLSNNSFFGQIPLSFANLISLVYLDLSLNALSGTIPKSLEKLSFLKNINVSFNGLEGEIPGDGVFANSTLQSFLGNKGLCGAHILEIPSCAITNPGQQSKLKGIVLKIITPVIISSFLIFLLVSIWIMKRQKKGKSKDVEKLPEIGTYQLISYHEIQRATNNFDESNLIGVGSSGCVYKGTLSDGSVVAIKVLDLENEQVCRRFDTECEVMRNVRHRNLVPVITTCSSDYIRAFVLQYMPNGSLENWLYREDCHLNLHQRVAVMLDAAMAIEYLHHGNVTPIVHCDLKPANVLLDEDMVACVGDFGISKILAVSKSMAYTETLGTLGYIAPEYGLEGIVSASGDVYSYGIMLMEVLTKRRPTDEEICNENLDLRKWITQSFSGTMMDVVDANLFSEEEQITSQSEICIASMIELGLDCTKEMPESRITMKEVVKRLNKIKNTFLET, translated from the exons atgaagaagaacatTGTCTTATTGATTCTTCTCTTTGTAATTCAATTTTCTATATCACTTGCTTCCTCAAATGAGACTGACCAACAAGCTTTACTAGCTTTCCAAAATCTTGTTACAAGTCCCAGTCATTTTTTGGCCATTAATTGGACCAACAATACTTCTTTTTGCTCCTGGTTCGGTGTCACTTGCAGTTCAAAAAGGCAAAGGGTTGTGGCCTTGGCTCTTCCTAATTTGCAACTGCAAGGCACAATTTCCCCATCTTTGGCCAATTTGTCCTTTCTCAGTCTTCTCAATCTCGACAACAATCAGCTCCAAGGAAGTATACCAGCAAGTTTATTTCAACACCGGAGAGTTCAAGTAATTTCATTGGCCTCCAATAAACTCGGTGGTGAAATGTGGAAAGGGCCATGGTATGTACCCGAACTCAGAGTGTTAAATCTCAGGAACAATAGCCTCACGGGTATAATCCCTCCTTCTATTGGAAATGCCACAAAGTTGCTGAACTTCAGTTTGTCTGGGAATAGAGTCAGTGGCAACATTCCAAAGGAGGTCGGTAATCTAAGCCAACTTGCATATTTGTCCTTTGTCAATAATCAATTAACAGGTTCCATTCCCACAGCACTGTTTAATATCTCATCATTGCTTGCCATAAATCTGGGAAACAATAGCCTTTCTGGTCCTCTATTGCTAGATAAAGGGAATACTGTGTCAAATCTAGAGGTGTTAAGTATATATATGAACCAAATTTCTGGTTGCATTCCTTCCAACATATGCCAACTCACAGAGCTCAAAATTTTGTCCATAGCTTTCAACAACATAACTGGAGACATACCCAAAAATATTGATTGTTTATCCAAGCTCGAGATGTTCTCTATTGGGCGTACTGCAATAAGTGGGACTATTCCTGCTTCATTGGGCAATATTTCCACTCTGCAATATCTTGATTGTTCTCAGTCTCGCATAGTGGGCCAAGTTCCTCAAGAACTAGGGAAGCTATCAAATTTGAAGGAATTGAACTTTGGGCAAAATTACAATCTTATTGGTCAAATTCCGGAGGCTATTTTCAATATATCTTCCTTGGAAACCATTGGTTTCGAGTTCAATAACCTCTCGGGGAGAATTCCAGCCACTACAGGTCTTCATCTTTCGAACATTAAAGTACTTAACTTGCAAGCCAATCAGCTGGAAGGGGAAATTCCATTGTTCATAACAAATGCTTCCAAGCTTGAGAACCTGGAGCTAGAGAAGAACTTTCTCACAGGCGCTATTCCTACTAATTTAGGAAATCTTCATGAGCTGCGAGAGCTATTGCTACATGATAATCAACTTACCAATGAACCAAGAGAGCATGCGTTGCGATTCTTCAATTCTTTGGCGGGCTGTAGGGTGTTACGATATCTACAAGTGGGTTCCAATCCATTGAATGGCGTTCTGCCCAATTCTATTGGGAATCTTTCATCTACAATTGAAAACTTTGAAATATCAGATGCACACGTCAACGGCCTCATCCCCACAAGTATAGGCAACATAAGCGGTCTAATAAGCCTAGACTTTCAAGGAAACAACTTGGCAGGGAATATTCCTTCTGAGATTGGTAAGCTTAAGCAACTCCAAGGGATGTATCTACGAAACAATAAATTGCAGGGACATATTCCAGAGTCGGTATGCCATTTGTTTAATTTGGTTCAATTAATTCTGGATTTTAATGAGCTCTCTGGATCAATTCCAGAATGCTTAGGAAATCTTAGCATGCTACAAAATCTTTATTTGGGTTCTAAtaaattttcatcaaaatttccgTTGAGCCTTTGGAAGATGAGTGGCCTTCTCTCTCTAAGAGTGTCACAAAATTCTCTAGAGGGAGAAGTTCCATCGGATATTGGAGGACTGAAAGCCATTGTAGAACTAAATCTTTCCAGTAACCACTTTTCAGGCATGATACCAACCAGATTCGGGGAACTCCAAAACCTGCAGTCTCTTGACCTATCGAACAATTCATTTTTTGGCCAAATTCCATTATCCTTTGCCAACTTGATAAGCTTAGTATACTTGGATTTGTCTTTAAATGCATTGTCAGGTACTATTCCTAAGTCATTGGAAAAACTCTCGTTCCTGAAAAACATTAATGTTTCATTTAATGGTTTAGAAGGTGAAATACCCGGTGACGGTGTGTTTGCAAATTCCACTCTGCAATCATTTCTCGGGAACAAAGGTCTATGTGGAGCACACATATTGGAGATTCCTTCTTGTGCTATCACCAATCCTGGACAACAATCAAAGCTAAAGGGGATTGTGCTAAAAATTATTACTCCAGTGATTATTTCGtcctttttgatatttttgttgGTTTCAATTTGGATAATGAAACGACAGAAGAAAGGAAAGTCCAAAGATGTGGAAAAACTACCAGAGATTGGGACTTATCAATTAATTTCTTATCACGAGATTCAACGAGCAacaaataattttgatgaatcaaatTTAATTGGCGTGGGAAGTTCTGGCTGTGTGTACAAAGGCACATTATCTGATGGAAGTGTAGTGGCAATAAAGGTTCTGGATTTGGAAAATGAGCAAGTATGCAGAAGGTTTGATACTGAATGCGAAGTGATGAGAAATGTTAGACACAGAAATCTTGTTCCGGTGATTACTACTTGTTCTAGTGACTATATAAGAGCCTTTGTTCTGCAATATATGCCCAACGGGAGTCTTGAGAATTGGTTGTACAGAGAAGATTGCCACTTGAACCTTCATCAAAGAGTCGCCGTAATGCTTGATGCAGCTatggcaattgaatatctacaTCATGGTAATGTTACTCCAATTGTTCATTGTGACCTAAAGCCAGCCAACGTTCTTTTGGATGAAGATATGGTGGCTTGTGTTGGTGATTTTGGAATCTCTAAAATTTTAGCCGTAAGCAAGTCCATGGCTTATACGGAGACTTTGGGCACTCTTGGATACATTGCACCAG AATATGGCTTGGAGGGAATAGTGTCTGCTAGTGGTGATGTTTATAGTTACGGCATCATGTTGATGGAGGTTTTGACCAAAAGAAGGCCAACAGATGAAGAGATATGCAATGAAAATCTTGACTTGAGGAAATGGATCACACAATCATTTTCAGGGACTATGATGGACGTTGTGGATGCCAATCTTTTTTCCGAGGAAGAACAGATCACTTCCCAAAGTGAAATCTGCATAGCCTCCATGATAGAATTGGGTTTAGACTGCACAAAGGAAATGCCAGAATCAAGAATAACCATGAAAGAAGTAGTCAAGAGGCTTAACAAAATCAAGAACACATTTCTGGAAACATAG